The following proteins come from a genomic window of Varunaivibrio sulfuroxidans:
- a CDS encoding NADH-quinone oxidoreductase subunit J, with protein MIIQGLAFYLFAILAVASGVLVISAKNPVHSVLFLIVAFFNAAGLFVLLGAEFLAMILVVVYVGAVAVLFLFVVMMLDINFVELRQGFLNYLPIGGAVGLLLLAELLFIVGAWKMAPGALHGLQAMAPHPADIHNTQALGALLYTHYIYLFEASGLILLVAMIGAIVLTHRRRTGVRKQVIADQIARRPEDSVELKKVESGRGI; from the coding sequence ATGATTATCCAAGGCTTGGCCTTTTATCTGTTCGCCATTTTGGCCGTGGCGTCGGGAGTTCTGGTGATATCGGCGAAGAATCCCGTTCATTCGGTGTTGTTCCTGATCGTGGCTTTTTTCAACGCCGCGGGATTGTTCGTGCTGTTGGGCGCGGAATTCCTGGCGATGATCCTGGTCGTGGTCTACGTCGGAGCGGTCGCCGTGCTGTTCTTATTCGTGGTGATGATGCTCGACATCAATTTCGTCGAACTGCGCCAGGGCTTTTTGAACTATTTACCGATCGGCGGGGCGGTCGGCTTGCTTTTGCTGGCCGAACTGTTGTTCATCGTCGGGGCCTGGAAGATGGCGCCCGGTGCGTTGCACGGGCTTCAAGCGATGGCCCCCCATCCCGCCGATATTCACAATACCCAGGCGCTGGGCGCGTTGCTGTACACCCATTACATCTACCTGTTCGAAGCGTCGGGCTTGATCCTGCTGGTCGCCATGATCGGGGCCATCGTTTTGACCCACCGCCGGCGCACCGGCGTGCGTAAGCAGGTCATCGCCGATCAGATCGCGCGGCGTCCCGAGGACAGCGTGGAATTGAAAAAAGTCGAGAGCGGAAGGGGCATCTGA
- the nuoI gene encoding NADH-quinone oxidoreductase subunit NuoI, with amino-acid sequence MSFIDRSVRTAFLSELVAGMWLTLRYMFRPKVTLNYPYEKGPISPRFRGEHALRRYANGEERCIACKLCEAICPALAITIEAEPRADGSRRTTRYDIDMTKCIYCGLCQEACPVDAIVEGPNFEYATETHEELLYDKDKLLANGERWETEIAERIAADAPYR; translated from the coding sequence ATGAGTTTCATCGACCGAAGCGTTCGCACCGCGTTTTTGTCCGAATTGGTGGCCGGAATGTGGCTGACCCTACGCTATATGTTCCGCCCGAAAGTGACGCTGAACTACCCTTATGAAAAAGGGCCGATCAGCCCGCGCTTTCGCGGCGAACATGCTCTGCGGCGCTATGCCAACGGCGAGGAACGGTGCATCGCCTGCAAGCTGTGCGAAGCGATTTGCCCGGCCCTGGCGATCACCATCGAGGCCGAGCCGCGCGCCGACGGTTCGCGGCGCACCACGCGCTACGACATCGACATGACCAAATGCATCTATTGCGGCCTGTGTCAGGAAGCCTGCCCGGTGGACGCCATCGTCGAAGGGCCGAATTTCGAGTACGCGACCGAAACGCACGAAGAGCTTTTGTACGACAAAGACAAGCTGCTCGCCAACGGCGAGCGTTGGGAAACCGAAATCGCGGAGCGGATTGCCGCTGACGCGCCGTACCGTTGA
- the nuoH gene encoding NADH-quinone oxidoreductase subunit NuoH: protein MVELWNAYLWPILWILIKIVAIVLPVLVAVAYLTYAERKVIGAMNLRKGPNVVGPFGLLQPLADGAKLFLKEMVIPTGADRGVFLIAPVLTFALALVAWSVIPFDAGMVLANINVGILFLFAISSLGVYGILMAGWSSNSRYAFMGSMRSAAQMVSYEVSMGLVIITVLLCAGSLNLTDIVMAQKTVWFVVPLFPMAVIFFVSTLAETNRHPFDLAEAESELVAGFNVEYSGISFAMFFLGEYANMILMAGMTTILFLGGWLAPLDIAPFNWLPGPVWFALKTAFVLFFFLWVRATFPRYRYDQLMRLGWKVFLPVSLLAVVVVAGVLVTFGLTPISG from the coding sequence ATGGTTGAGCTGTGGAACGCATATCTGTGGCCGATTTTGTGGATTTTGATCAAGATCGTGGCGATCGTTCTTCCGGTCCTGGTGGCGGTCGCCTATCTGACCTACGCCGAACGCAAGGTGATCGGTGCGATGAACCTGCGCAAGGGGCCGAACGTGGTCGGCCCGTTTGGCTTGTTGCAGCCGCTCGCCGACGGGGCCAAGCTGTTCCTCAAGGAAATGGTCATCCCCACCGGGGCCGATCGGGGGGTGTTTCTCATCGCCCCGGTCCTGACCTTCGCCCTGGCGTTGGTCGCCTGGTCGGTGATCCCCTTCGACGCCGGGATGGTGTTGGCCAATATCAATGTCGGCATCTTGTTCTTGTTCGCCATTTCCTCGCTCGGCGTGTACGGCATCTTGATGGCCGGTTGGTCGTCCAATTCCCGCTACGCCTTCATGGGCTCGATGCGCAGCGCGGCGCAGATGGTCTCCTACGAAGTATCGATGGGGTTGGTCATCATCACCGTGTTGTTGTGCGCCGGTTCGTTGAACCTGACCGACATCGTGATGGCGCAAAAGACGGTCTGGTTCGTCGTCCCGCTGTTTCCCATGGCCGTGATCTTCTTCGTCTCGACGTTGGCCGAAACCAACCGTCATCCGTTCGACCTCGCCGAGGCGGAGTCCGAACTGGTCGCTGGGTTCAACGTCGAATATTCGGGGATCAGCTTCGCCATGTTCTTCCTCGGCGAATACGCCAACATGATCTTGATGGCCGGGATGACCACGATCCTGTTCCTCGGCGGCTGGCTTGCGCCGCTTGATATCGCGCCGTTCAACTGGCTTCCCGGTCCGGTGTGGTTCGCCCTCAAGACCGCCTTCGTTTTGTTCTTTTTCCTGTGGGTTCGCGCCACCTTCCCGCGCTATCGCTACGATCAGTTGATGCGCCTGGGTTGGAAGGTCTTCCTGCCGGTGTCCCTGCTTGCCGTTGTCGTCGTGGCGGGGGTCCTGGTGACCTTCGGCCTGACCCCGATCAGTGGTTGA
- the nuoG gene encoding NADH-quinone oxidoreductase subunit NuoG, whose translation MPKLTIDGKEIEVEAGMTVLQACEQAGAEVPRFCYHERLTIAGNCRMCLVEMERAPKPVASCAQPVGEGMVIRTNTDAVKKMRQSVMEFLLINHPLDCPICDQGGECDLQDQAMAYGADHGRYNEEKRAVENKNFGPLINGTMTRCIHCTRCIRFATEIAGVPELGATGRGEHMEVGTYVGRALSSELSGNMIDLCPVGALTSAPYAFTARPWELKKTESIDVTDAVGSNIRIDARGNEVMRVLPRLHEDVNEEWISDKARFSYDGLKRQRLDTPYVRKDGKLAPATWDEAFAAIQIRVAALGGDKIAAIAGDQADVEAMCALKDLMVNLGSPHIDCRQDGAPLDAANRGGYLFNSTIAGIDEADAVLIVGSNPRLEAPIINARLRKRYLKGGVKIAAVGPQADLTYRHEHLGDGLGVLRDIAGGGHPFADVLKGAARPMVIVGQGALARADGAAILALLSALVEKLGVVKDGWNGFNVLHGAAARVGGLDIGFVPAKGGLAAPAIAEAAKSGAIEVLYLLGADEIDMSDLGDVFVVYQGHHGDVGAHRADVILPAAAYTEKNATYVNTEGRVQRTLRAVFPPGEAREDWAIVRALSAVLGKPLPYDNLDQVRRRMTEVNPVFATLDAITPAKWLPLSGEGEVFSDHPLVSCVENFYRTDPISRASITMAKCIDTFLNEDEERTGTHG comes from the coding sequence ATGCCGAAGCTCACGATTGACGGCAAGGAGATCGAGGTCGAAGCCGGGATGACGGTACTTCAGGCCTGCGAACAGGCCGGCGCCGAAGTCCCCCGGTTTTGTTATCACGAACGTCTGACGATCGCCGGAAACTGCCGGATGTGCCTGGTCGAGATGGAGCGGGCGCCCAAGCCCGTCGCCTCGTGCGCCCAGCCTGTCGGCGAGGGCATGGTGATCCGCACCAATACCGACGCGGTCAAGAAAATGCGCCAATCGGTGATGGAGTTTTTGCTCATCAACCATCCCCTCGACTGCCCGATCTGCGATCAGGGCGGGGAGTGCGACCTACAAGACCAGGCGATGGCCTACGGCGCGGATCATGGGCGCTACAACGAAGAAAAGCGCGCGGTCGAGAACAAAAATTTCGGTCCCCTGATCAACGGCACCATGACCCGGTGCATCCATTGCACCCGGTGCATCCGTTTCGCCACCGAGATCGCCGGGGTTCCCGAACTGGGGGCGACCGGACGCGGCGAACATATGGAGGTCGGCACCTATGTCGGCCGGGCGTTGTCGTCGGAACTGTCGGGCAACATGATCGATCTGTGTCCGGTGGGCGCGTTGACCAGCGCCCCTTACGCCTTTACCGCGCGTCCGTGGGAACTGAAAAAAACCGAAAGCATCGACGTGACCGACGCCGTGGGCAGCAACATCCGCATCGACGCCCGGGGTAACGAGGTGATGCGCGTCCTGCCGCGCCTGCACGAAGACGTCAACGAGGAATGGATTTCCGACAAGGCGCGTTTTTCCTATGACGGGTTGAAGCGTCAGCGCCTGGACACGCCCTATGTGCGCAAGGACGGCAAGCTGGCCCCCGCCACCTGGGACGAAGCGTTCGCCGCGATCCAAATCCGCGTCGCGGCGCTCGGCGGCGATAAAATCGCGGCGATCGCGGGCGATCAGGCCGATGTCGAGGCGATGTGCGCCCTCAAGGACCTGATGGTCAACCTGGGTTCCCCGCACATCGATTGCCGTCAGGACGGCGCCCCTCTGGACGCGGCCAATCGGGGCGGTTACCTGTTCAATTCCACCATCGCCGGGATCGACGAGGCCGACGCCGTGCTCATCGTCGGGTCGAACCCGCGCCTCGAAGCGCCGATCATCAACGCGCGCCTGCGTAAAAGATACCTTAAGGGCGGCGTCAAAATCGCCGCCGTCGGGCCCCAGGCGGACCTTACCTACCGTCACGAACATTTGGGCGACGGCCTGGGTGTCTTGCGGGACATCGCGGGCGGCGGGCATCCCTTCGCCGACGTTCTCAAGGGCGCCGCGCGGCCGATGGTGATCGTCGGGCAGGGGGCGCTGGCCCGAGCCGATGGTGCGGCGATCTTGGCTCTGTTGAGCGCCTTGGTGGAAAAACTGGGCGTCGTCAAGGACGGCTGGAACGGGTTTAACGTGTTGCACGGCGCCGCGGCCCGGGTCGGCGGCCTGGATATCGGTTTCGTGCCCGCCAAAGGGGGGCTTGCGGCCCCCGCCATCGCCGAGGCGGCGAAGAGCGGCGCGATCGAGGTGCTTTATCTACTGGGCGCCGATGAAATAGACATGAGCGATCTTGGCGATGTCTTCGTCGTTTATCAGGGCCATCACGGCGATGTCGGGGCCCATCGCGCCGACGTCATTTTGCCCGCCGCCGCCTATACCGAGAAAAACGCCACCTACGTCAACACCGAAGGGCGCGTGCAGCGCACCCTTCGCGCCGTGTTCCCGCCCGGAGAGGCGCGTGAGGATTGGGCCATCGTGCGCGCCCTGTCCGCGGTTTTGGGAAAACCCCTGCCTTACGACAATCTGGATCAGGTGCGCCGCCGGATGACCGAGGTCAATCCCGTCTTCGCGACGTTAGACGCGATCACACCGGCAAAGTGGCTTCCCTTGTCGGGCGAGGGGGAGGTTTTCTCGGATCATCCGCTGGTTTCCTGCGTCGAGAATTTCTACCGCACCGACCCGATTTCACGGGCGTCGATTACGATGGCCAAGTGCATCGACACTTTCTTAAACGAAGACGAAGAAAGGACCGGCACCCATGGTTGA
- the nuoF gene encoding NADH-quinone oxidoreductase subunit NuoF: MLSDKDRIFTNIYGLHDTSVKGAQSRGDWDGTAKIIAKGRDWIIDEVKSSGLRGRGGAGFSTGMKWSFMPKESDGRPHYLVVNADEGEPGTCKDREILRAEPHKLVEGALIASFAIGAKACYVYVRGEFHREAEALQRAIDEAYDAGLIGKNACKSGWDFDMYVHLGAGAYICGEESALIESLEGKKGQPRLKPPFPANCGLYGCPTTVNNVESIAVVPEILRRGGAWFAGLGREKNTGTKLFCISGHVNNPCTVEEEMGIPLKTLLEKHCGGVRGGWDNLLAVIPGGSSVPVLTKEICDTVLMDFDSLREVRSGLGTAAVMVMDKSTDIVRAISRLSAFYKHESCGQCTPCREGTGWMARMMARMAEGNASIEEIDLLEEVTRQVEGHTICALGDAAAWPIQGLIRHFRPEIEKKIVASQVKKTGQAA; this comes from the coding sequence ATGTTGTCGGATAAGGATCGCATCTTCACCAATATCTACGGTCTGCACGACACCTCCGTGAAGGGGGCGCAATCGCGCGGCGATTGGGACGGCACGGCGAAGATCATCGCCAAGGGCCGCGACTGGATCATCGACGAAGTCAAGTCCTCGGGCCTGCGCGGGCGTGGCGGCGCCGGTTTTTCGACCGGCATGAAATGGTCGTTCATGCCCAAGGAAAGCGACGGACGGCCCCATTATCTGGTGGTCAACGCCGACGAGGGCGAGCCGGGCACCTGTAAGGATCGTGAAATTTTGCGCGCCGAACCGCACAAGCTGGTCGAAGGTGCGCTGATCGCATCCTTCGCGATCGGCGCCAAGGCTTGCTATGTCTATGTCCGCGGCGAATTTCACCGCGAGGCCGAAGCCCTACAACGCGCCATCGACGAGGCCTATGACGCCGGTCTAATCGGCAAGAACGCCTGCAAGTCGGGGTGGGATTTCGACATGTACGTCCACCTCGGTGCGGGCGCGTACATCTGCGGCGAGGAGTCGGCGCTGATCGAAAGCCTCGAAGGTAAAAAAGGGCAACCTCGCCTAAAACCGCCGTTTCCCGCGAACTGCGGCCTTTACGGTTGCCCGACGACGGTTAACAACGTCGAATCGATCGCCGTCGTGCCGGAAATTCTGCGCCGTGGCGGCGCCTGGTTCGCCGGTCTCGGTCGGGAAAAGAATACCGGCACCAAGCTGTTTTGTATCTCCGGTCACGTCAACAATCCGTGCACCGTCGAAGAGGAGATGGGCATTCCTCTGAAGACGCTCCTGGAAAAACATTGCGGCGGTGTGCGCGGCGGTTGGGACAATTTATTGGCCGTGATTCCGGGCGGCTCCAGCGTGCCTGTGTTGACCAAGGAAATTTGCGACACCGTTTTGATGGATTTCGACAGCCTGCGCGAGGTGCGCTCGGGCCTGGGGACCGCGGCGGTGATGGTGATGGACAAATCCACCGATATCGTGCGCGCGATTTCCCGTCTGTCGGCGTTTTATAAACATGAAAGCTGCGGTCAATGCACGCCGTGCCGCGAAGGTACCGGGTGGATGGCGCGGATGATGGCGCGGATGGCCGAGGGCAATGCCTCGATCGAGGAAATAGATCTGCTTGAGGAAGTCACCCGTCAAGTGGAAGGTCACACCATTTGCGCGTTGGGCGATGCGGCGGCCTGGCCGATCCAAGGTCTGATCCGTCATTTTCGCCCCGAGATCGAAAAGAAAATTGTCGCAAGCCAGGTTAAGAAAACAGGCCAGGCCGCGTAA
- the nuoE gene encoding NADH-quinone oxidoreductase subunit NuoE has translation MTFEQPETFAFTPESLEKAQAFIAKYPEGRQQSAVMPLLALAQRQHDNWLPRAAMDVVAEMLSMPPIRVYEVATFYTMYNLKPVGRHHIEVCTNLPCWLRGSDEVVSTCKNKLGIDVGETTADGEFSLAEAECLGACVNAPMLQIGDDYYEDLTPQAVEDLLDALARGERPKTGSQSGRKGCEPATGLTTLKGEDA, from the coding sequence ATGACTTTTGAACAGCCCGAAACTTTCGCCTTTACCCCGGAAAGTTTGGAAAAGGCGCAGGCCTTTATCGCCAAGTATCCCGAGGGACGCCAGCAAAGCGCGGTGATGCCCTTGCTGGCCCTGGCGCAGCGCCAACACGACAATTGGCTGCCCCGCGCGGCGATGGACGTCGTCGCCGAGATGCTGTCGATGCCGCCGATCCGGGTCTACGAGGTGGCGACGTTTTACACCATGTACAACCTGAAGCCGGTCGGTCGCCATCATATCGAGGTGTGCACCAACCTGCCGTGTTGGTTGCGCGGCTCCGACGAGGTGGTCTCGACCTGTAAGAACAAGCTCGGCATCGATGTTGGTGAAACCACCGCCGACGGCGAATTTTCCCTGGCCGAGGCGGAATGTCTGGGCGCTTGCGTCAACGCCCCGATGCTGCAGATCGGCGACGATTATTACGAGGATCTGACGCCCCAGGCGGTCGAGGACCTGCTCGACGCCCTGGCCCGGGGCGAACGTCCCAAGACGGGATCGCAAAGCGGGCGCAAAGGCTGCGAGCCCGCGACCGGCCTAACCACGCTAAAAGGGGAGGATGCTTGA
- a CDS encoding NADH-quinone oxidoreductase subunit D, with product MSVNHIKNLTLNFGPQHPAAHGVLRMVLEMDGEVIDRADPHIGLLHRGTEKLIEHKTYTQAVPYFDRLDYVSPQNQEHAFALATEKLLGIEVPKRGQYIRILYAEIGRILSHILNVTSYAIDVGAMTPMLWAFEDRERLMEFCERVCGARMHMNYFRPGGVSQDVPEGLIEDILAWTEAYPQMIDDLETLLTENRIFKQRTVDIGVVSAEQAFDWGFSGPNLRASGVAWDLRKSQPYDSYDEMEFDIPVGKNGDCYDRYLLRMYEMRESVKIMRQCLENMPDGPVMCEDGKVSPPPRADMKTSMEALIHHFKLYTEGYHVPAGETYSVVEAPKGEFGVFLVSDGTNKPYRCKIRAPGYAHLQAMNMLTKGHMLADAVAVIGSLDVVFGEIDR from the coding sequence ATGTCCGTCAATCATATCAAGAATCTGACCCTGAATTTCGGCCCTCAGCATCCCGCCGCCCACGGCGTCTTGCGCATGGTCCTGGAAATGGACGGCGAGGTGATCGACCGCGCCGACCCCCATATCGGCCTGCTGCATCGGGGCACCGAAAAGCTGATCGAGCACAAGACCTACACCCAGGCGGTGCCGTATTTCGATCGCCTGGACTATGTCTCGCCGCAAAACCAAGAGCACGCCTTCGCCCTGGCGACGGAAAAACTGCTGGGGATCGAGGTCCCCAAACGCGGCCAATACATTCGCATCCTGTATGCCGAAATCGGCCGCATCCTGAGCCACATCCTGAACGTCACGTCCTACGCCATCGACGTTGGCGCGATGACGCCGATGCTGTGGGCCTTTGAAGACCGCGAACGGTTGATGGAATTTTGCGAGCGCGTTTGCGGCGCGCGCATGCATATGAATTACTTCCGTCCTGGCGGCGTTTCCCAAGACGTGCCCGAAGGTTTGATCGAGGATATCCTGGCGTGGACCGAAGCCTATCCGCAGATGATCGACGACTTGGAAACCCTGCTGACCGAAAACCGAATTTTCAAGCAGCGCACCGTGGATATCGGCGTCGTCAGCGCCGAACAGGCCTTCGATTGGGGCTTTTCCGGCCCCAACCTCAGGGCCTCGGGCGTCGCGTGGGATCTGCGTAAATCGCAGCCCTACGACAGCTATGACGAGATGGAGTTCGACATTCCGGTGGGCAAGAACGGCGACTGCTACGATCGTTATTTGCTGCGCATGTATGAAATGCGCGAAAGCGTCAAGATCATGCGCCAGTGCCTGGAAAATATGCCGGACGGCCCCGTGATGTGCGAGGACGGCAAGGTTTCGCCGCCGCCCCGGGCCGATATGAAGACCTCTATGGAGGCGCTGATCCACCACTTTAAACTGTATACCGAGGGCTATCACGTGCCCGCCGGCGAGACCTATAGCGTCGTCGAGGCGCCGAAGGGCGAGTTCGGCGTCTTTCTGGTTTCCGACGGCACCAACAAACCTTATCGGTGCAAGATTCGCGCGCCGGGATACGCCCATTTGCAAGCCATGAACATGCTGACCAAGGGCCATATGCTGGCCGACGCGGTGGCGGTGATCGGCTCGCTCGACGTCGTTTTCGGTGAAATTGACCGATGA
- a CDS encoding NADH-quinone oxidoreductase subunit C, whose product MTAALKELGDMIGEALGDAVLATAVTQGELVVHARTDDIVRVLTFLRDDVNCRFKQVMDICGVDYPQREKRFDVVYNLLSLTHNTRVRVKVQTDGETPVPSVTGVFSTAGWFEREVWDLYGVLFSGHPDLRRLLTDYGFQGHPLRKDFPLTGYVEMRYDDEKKRVVYEPVALTQEFRSFDYLSPWEGPERVLPGDEKAAAGEGDA is encoded by the coding sequence ATGACAGCGGCACTCAAGGAACTTGGAGACATGATCGGTGAAGCCCTAGGGGATGCGGTCCTGGCGACCGCCGTGACCCAGGGTGAGCTTGTCGTTCATGCGCGCACCGACGATATCGTGAGGGTTTTGACCTTTCTGCGCGACGACGTGAACTGTCGGTTCAAGCAAGTGATGGACATTTGCGGCGTCGATTATCCGCAGCGGGAAAAACGTTTCGATGTCGTCTACAACCTATTGAGTTTGACGCATAACACGCGGGTCCGGGTCAAGGTTCAGACCGACGGCGAAACCCCGGTGCCCAGCGTGACCGGCGTGTTCAGCACCGCCGGCTGGTTCGAGCGGGAAGTCTGGGACCTTTATGGGGTGTTGTTTTCCGGTCATCCCGATTTGCGCCGGCTACTTACCGATTATGGTTTCCAGGGTCATCCGTTGCGTAAGGATTTTCCGCTTACGGGCTATGTCGAGATGCGCTACGACGACGAGAAAAAGCGCGTCGTCTACGAGCCGGTCGCCTTGACCCAGGAATTTAGAAGTTTCGATTACCTCAGCCCCTGGGAAGGGCCCGAGCGCGTTCTTCCGGGGGATGAAAAAGCCGCCGCAGGCGAGGGGGACGCATAA
- a CDS encoding NuoB/complex I 20 kDa subunit family protein, producing MGIEQPLAPLPPGAQQDVVLGQVTDTLKERGFVVANLDKVVNWARTGSLWPMTFGLACCAVEMIHAYMSRYDLDRFGVVPRPSPRQSDVIIVAGTLTNKMAPAFRKVYDQMAEPRYVISMGSCANGGGYYHYSYSVVRGCDRVVPVDIYVPGCPPTAEALIYGVLQLQKKIRRTGTILR from the coding sequence ATGGGAATAGAGCAACCCTTGGCGCCGTTGCCGCCGGGCGCGCAGCAGGATGTCGTGCTTGGTCAGGTCACCGATACGTTGAAAGAGCGCGGCTTCGTCGTCGCCAACCTCGACAAAGTGGTCAATTGGGCGCGCACCGGTTCGCTGTGGCCGATGACTTTCGGCTTGGCGTGTTGCGCAGTGGAAATGATCCACGCCTATATGAGCCGCTACGATCTCGACCGTTTCGGCGTCGTGCCGCGCCCCAGTCCACGCCAGTCCGATGTGATCATCGTCGCGGGGACGCTCACCAACAAAATGGCGCCGGCCTTTCGCAAGGTTTACGACCAAATGGCCGAACCGCGGTACGTGATCTCGATGGGATCGTGCGCCAATGGCGGAGGATACTATCATTATTCCTATTCCGTCGTGCGCGGTTGTGATCGCGTCGTTCCGGTGGACATCTACGTTCCCGGTTGCCCGCCGACCGCCGAGGCGCTGATTTACGGCGTGTTGCAGTTGCAGAAAAAGATCCGCCGGACCGGAACTATTCTCCGTTAA
- a CDS encoding NADH-quinone oxidoreductase subunit A, which translates to MNAVVGQYFPILVFLGVAFAIAFFMLAASWLIGHQKPDPEKNSAYECGFEAFEDARRPFDVRFYLVSILFIIFDLEIAFLFPWAVSLGKIGLFGFWSMMIFLAILTIGFVYEWKKGALEWE; encoded by the coding sequence ATGAACGCTGTCGTCGGCCAATATTTTCCCATCTTGGTTTTTTTAGGGGTCGCCTTCGCGATCGCGTTTTTCATGCTGGCGGCCTCTTGGCTGATCGGGCATCAAAAACCCGATCCGGAAAAGAATTCCGCGTATGAATGCGGTTTCGAGGCGTTCGAGGACGCGCGCCGTCCCTTCGATGTCCGGTTTTACCTCGTCTCGATCCTTTTTATTATTTTCGATTTGGAAATAGCCTTCCTATTCCCCTGGGCGGTCAGTCTGGGGAAAATCGGGTTGTTTGGGTTTTGGTCGATGATGATCTTTCTCGCGATCTTGACGATCGGTTTTGTATACGAATGGAAGAAAGGGGCGTTGGAATGGGAATAG
- a CDS encoding ABC transporter substrate-binding protein, producing the protein MIRKAVVGACVVAFGGVLSMNLTMSTARAASTAAPQCEINRPIVFSDLNWDSNRFHTALARFIVEKGYGCKTDATPGDTMPLIMALIRGDNDVMMELWEENVKDVWQKAEKQGKVEKVGVNFPDAVQGWFIPKYLAEGKAKGLKSVADLPKYKDLFQDPEEPSKGRFTNCPAGWGCEDVNSKKLKAYGLLKDYTNFRVGTGAALDAAIAGAYKRKKPILFYYWGPTWIMGKYDMVQLQEPKYDPKVWDNLLKNDNAKQACAYPVVAVEVAVSKPFADKAPKIINFLSHYHTNNAMVSRALTYMQENNVSAKDAALHFLKTQQKVWTKWVPADVAKRVESALN; encoded by the coding sequence ATGATCAGGAAAGCAGTGGTTGGCGCCTGCGTCGTTGCGTTTGGCGGCGTGTTGTCCATGAACCTCACCATGAGCACGGCGCGCGCGGCGTCCACCGCCGCGCCCCAGTGCGAAATCAACCGTCCTATTGTATTTTCGGATCTCAATTGGGACTCCAACCGATTCCATACCGCCCTCGCCCGCTTCATCGTCGAAAAAGGTTATGGGTGTAAAACCGACGCAACCCCCGGCGACACCATGCCACTGATCATGGCGCTGATTCGTGGCGACAACGACGTCATGATGGAGCTGTGGGAAGAAAACGTTAAGGATGTCTGGCAAAAAGCCGAGAAGCAGGGCAAGGTCGAGAAGGTCGGCGTTAACTTTCCCGACGCGGTTCAAGGATGGTTCATCCCCAAATACCTCGCCGAAGGCAAGGCCAAGGGCCTGAAAAGCGTCGCCGACCTCCCCAAATATAAAGATCTTTTCCAGGACCCCGAGGAGCCCAGCAAGGGGCGTTTCACCAACTGCCCCGCCGGTTGGGGGTGCGAGGACGTCAACTCGAAAAAGCTCAAGGCCTACGGCCTGCTGAAGGATTACACCAATTTCCGTGTCGGCACGGGCGCCGCGCTGGATGCGGCGATCGCCGGCGCCTACAAACGTAAAAAACCGATCTTGTTCTATTATTGGGGACCGACCTGGATCATGGGCAAATACGACATGGTGCAGTTGCAGGAACCGAAATACGATCCCAAGGTCTGGGACAACTTGCTGAAAAACGACAACGCGAAACAAGCCTGCGCCTACCCGGTCGTCGCCGTCGAGGTGGCGGTCAGCAAGCCGTTCGCGGACAAGGCGCCGAAGATCATCAATTTCCTATCCCACTATCACACCAATAATGCGATGGTTTCTCGGGCTTTGACGTACATGCAGGAAAACAACGTCTCGGCGAAGGACGCCGCCCTACACTTCCTGAAAACGCAACAAAAAGTGTGGACGAAATGGGTCCCCGCCGATGTCGCGAAACGGGTGGAAAGCGCCCTTAACTAA